One Falsiruegeria litorea R37 genomic window, GTTTGCCCTTGTGAAGCTGGCCCTCTGAGACGCGCGGTAAGGAACAAGAACAATGACAGCAGCATATGAATATGAAACCCACGATTACGACGTCGTCGTCGTAGGCGCAGGTGGTGCAGGTCTGCGTGCAACCCTTGGCATGGCCGAACAGGGCCTGCGCACCGCATGCGTGACCAAAGTGTTCCCGACCCGCTCGCACACGGTTGCGGCACAGGGCGGTATCGCCGCCTCGCTGTCCAACATGGGCCCCGACCACTGGCAGTGGCACATGTACGACACCGTCAAAGGCTCGGACTGGCTGGGCGACACCGACGCGATGGAATATCTGGCGCGTGAAGCTCCCAAGGCGGTTTATGAACTGGAACACTACGGCGTGCCGTTCTCGCGCACCGAAGAGGGCAAGATTTATCAGCGCCCGTTTGGTGGCCACACCACCGAATTCGGCGAAGGCCCCGCCGTGCAGCGCACCTGTGCCGCCGCCGACCGGACCGGCCATGCGATCCTGCACACGCTCTATGGTCAGTCGCTGAAAAACAACGCCGAGTTCTATATCGAATACTTCGCCATCGACCTGCTGATGAGCGATGACGGCCAATGTCAGGGTGTCGTCTGCTGGAAGTTGGATGACGGCACCATGCATGTCTTCAACGCCAAGATGGTCGTTCTGGCCACTGGCGGCTATGGCCGTGCTTATTTCTCGGCCACCTCGGCCCACACTTGCACCGGCGACGGCGGTGGCATGGTGATGCGCGCAGGCCTGCCGATGCAGGATCTGGAATTCGTGCAGTTCCACCCCACCGGCATCTATGGCTCGGGCTGCCTGATCACCGAGGGCGCACGGGGTGAGGGCGGTTACCTGACCAACTCCGAAGGTGAGCGGTTCATGGAGCGTTACGCGCCCCAGTACAAGGACCTGGCACCGCGCGACTATGTCAGCCGTTCCATGACCATGGAAATCCGCGAAGGTCGCGGTGTGGGCGGCGAGGGCGATCACATCCACCTGAACCTGTCTCACCTGCCGGCCGAGGCTCTCGCCGAACGCCTGCCGGGTATTTCGGAAAGCGCCAAGATTTTTGCAGGTGTTGACGTGACCAAGGAGCCGATCCCGGTTCTGCCGACGGTTCACTACAACATGGGCGGCATCCCGACCAACTATTGGGGTGAGGTTCTGAACCCCACCGCCGAAGACCCAACCGCGATTGTCCCTGGTCTGATGGCCGTGGGTGAAGCTGGCTGTGCCTCGGTGCACGGTGCCAACCGCCTGGGTTCGAACTCGCTCATTGACCTTGTGGTCTTTGGCCGTGCCTCGGCCATTAAAGCCGGCGAAGTGGTCGACCCGAACACTGCTGTGCCTCAGGCTTCGGCTGACAAGGTCGAAAAGGTCTTCGAACGCTTCGACAGCCTGCGCTACACCAAAGGCGCGATCCCGACGGCAGAGCTGCGTCTGGAGATGCAGAAAACCATGCAGCGCGACGCGGCTGTGTTCCGCACCGCCAAGACCATGGCCGAAGGTGTTGAGGCCATGACCGAAATCGCTGGCAAGATGGGCGATGTTCAGGTCACCGACCAATCGCTGGTCTGGAACTCGGATCTGATGGAAACGCTGGAACTGACCAACCTGATGCCATCGGCGCTTGCCACAATCGTCAGCGCCGAGGCCCGCAAAGAAAGCCGCGGCGCTCACGCTCACGAAGATCACACCGAGCGTGACGATGAAAACTGGCGCGTCCACACCGTCAGCCGCATCGACGAGACCGGCACCAAATGCGATCTCAGCTATCGCCCGGTGATCACCGATCCGCTGTCGACCGAAGCCGAAGGCGGCATCAGCCTGAAGAAAATCGCGCCCAAGGCGCGGACATTCTAAGGAGAGAGAAATGGTACAACTGACCCTCCCCAAGAATTCGCGCATCACCACGGGCAAGACCTGGCCGAAACCCGAAGGGGCGACCAACATCCGCAAGTTCCAGATCTACCGCTGGAACCCCGATGATGGTCAGAACCCGCGCGTGGATACCTATTTCCTGGACATGGACCAATGCGGCCCGATGGTTCTGGACGCGCTGATCAAGATCAAGAACGAGATCGACCCGACGCTGACCTTCCGCCGGTCCTGCCGCGAAGGCATCTGCGGATCCTGCGCCATGAATATCGACGGCATCAACACGCTGGCCTGCATCTACGGCATGGACGAGATCAAAGGCGACGTGAAGATTTACCCGCTGCCGCACATGCCGGTGGTCAAGGACCTGATCCCCGACCTGACGCATTTCTATGCGCAACACGCCTCGATCATGCCGTGGTTGGAAACCAAGACCAACCGCCCGGCGAAAGAGTGGAAGCAGTCGATCGACGACCGCAAGAAACTCGATGGTCTCTATGAATGCGTGATGTGCGCATCCTGCTCGACATCCTGCCCGTCCTACTGGTGGAACGGCGATCGCTACCTTGGCCCGGCCGCGCTGCTGCACGCGTATCGCTGGATCATCGACAGCCGGGACGAGGCTACGGGCGAGCGTCTGGACGAGTTGGAGGACCCCTTCAAGCTCTATCGTTGCCACACCATCATGAACTGCGCCAAAACCTGTCCCAAGGGTCTGAACCCGGCCAAGGCCATCGCCGAGATCAAGAAGATGATGGTCGACCGCGCCGTCTAAGGCCGCAGTTGAGTGAATTTAACAGGGCCGACCCATTGGGTCGGCCCTTTTCGTTTAGGTCTGATCAACTGTCTTCTGGTTCGACAGCCCGTTGATAGAGATGCCATGTAGTGTGACCCAGGATCGGCAGGGTGAAGATCAGGCCCAGAAACGCGGGCACCAGCGACACCAACATCGTGACCGAAATGATCGCCGCCCATCCCAGCATGACGACAGGGTTGTCCTTGACGACGCGAATGGACGTCAACATGGCCGTGATGAAGTCGACGTCCCGGTCGAGCAGCATGGGCATGGCAACAACCGTCAGAGTGAACAAGGCCGCCGACAGCAGCGCCCCGGCGCAGGTGCCAACCGCAAGAAAAGCCCAGCCTTCGGGCGTGAAAAACACGGTGTTCAGGAAGCCATCAAACCCGGAAAACGATGCATCTCTCAGGATGACCGCCAGCCACAGTCGAATCTGATAGATCCAGATCCAGAACATGAACAGAGTGACAAAGGCCATCCACCCCATCTCGCGTTTTCTCTGATTGGCCACGACCGTAAGGATGTCTGCCCAACCGAAATCCTCACCCTTTTGTTGCTTTCGGGACATTTCATACAGTCCGGCGGCGGCAAAGGGCGCGACCAGCGGAAAGCCTGCGATGGCAGGAATGATCACCCAGGTTTGATCTAGCCAGACCAGACACCAAACAAACAGAAGGCCAATTGCTGCGTAAAACACGCCGAAACAACCGCTCAGGATCGGGCGTGCCAGAAAGTCCGAAAACCCGGACTTGAGCGCGGCTCTGATATCATCCGCCGTCACCGTGTTGACCTTGGGTATCGGTTGCGGCGTCAGGTCACCCGGAGGCGTGTCCCCCGCAGTCTTGGGATTCATGACATACTCCTCTCAAAGAAAATGCTAGCGCATCAGTCTGGATGCGGACAGCCCCATAGGCGAAGACTGCGCCGTGCAGGCGACGGCACCGGACAAGCACGCCGATCTGCGTTCTTGGCAAATCGGGAAATTCCGATTTAGATCGGCGCATGAGCAATCTGACCTATGCCTTGCTTCTGGCCACTTTCGCCGGTCTTGCCATGCCCCTGGGCGGGTTGCTGGCGCGCTATGAACATGTGCGGGATAAACGGATCCAATCCCGTCTCATACATTCTGTTACGGCCTTTGGTGGTGGCGCGCTGTTGTCAGCGGTGGCACTGGTGCTGGTGCCGCGCGGAGCCGAGGCACTACCGGTGACCGTTGCCATTCCGCTGCTACTGGCGGGCGGCTTTGGGTTCTACGTTGTCGACAAACTGCTGGCCCGCGCGGGTGGCAGCGGGGCACTGCTGCTCGCGATGCTGCTGGATTTCCTACCCGAAGCCATGGCCCTTGGGGCGCTGCTGACAACCGAGGCGGCCACGGCCAAGCTGCTCGCGGCGATGATCTTTCTGCAGAACCTGCCTGAGGGATTTTCGGCCTTTCGAGAGATCTGGTCCCGGGGTCAGGCGCCGGGCTGGCAAATCTTGTTGATTTTCATCGGTCTCGCCGCCCTTGGACCGCTGTGCGCCGCTGTGGGGTTCCATTTTCTGTCAACGGACCCGGAAACCCTGGGCGCGATCATGATCTTCGCCGCTGGAGGCATCCTGTATCTGCTGTTTCAGGACATCGCGCCCGAGGCGCATGTGGATGGAGATTGGTCGCCCGCCCTGGGCGCGGTCTGCGGCTTCGCCCTGGGATTGGCCGGTGATATGATCATCGGGTGAGCGCTAGTGTTTTCTGCATGCCCTGATGGCAGTTTTGGCGAACGCAGAGCCATTCCGCGTGGGTCCCCATGCCATGGACATGAGAAGAGCAGCCTGATCTGATTCAAAACGCCAGCGCGGTTTGAGAGCAGGGTTGAGGGGTTAAGGAAAGGCTCCCGCCTGTCGTCGATTTTTCTAGGCAGAAAAACCTCCTCCCGTTGGGCCCGGCGCCGCGCGGGCGCGCGGCGCGCCACCGCCTGCCGCGTCGGTTGCTGGGGTGTTTCGGTTGGATGCGGGATGGGTTATGCCACTGACATGCCGGTTCTGCTTCTTCTGCTCGCTCTTATGGTGCTTGCCTACTTTGCGTGGCGTGCGAAGACGTCAAGCCTGACACGCAATTGCCGCTGGCGTCAGAGCCGGACCGAGGGAATTTGGCGCTGCGCCTCTTGCGGAGCCATGGTGCAAGGCGAAGAGCCGCCTCGCTTTTGTGGCGCAAACCGCTCCGGCTGACCTCTTGCATCTGCCGGGCCTCTTGTGTCCATGTGTAAGGCAAGAGGAGACGACAACATGACAAACGCCCCCACAGACGCCGCCGCTCGCCGCGCCATCGCCCCGGTGATCTGCTATCCGAACGAAACGCTGCCCAAGCCGCCGCTGGATCTTTATCGCGCAGCCCGAGAGACAGCGATCAAAACCGACGAGGTGCTGGTGCCCGCCCGCGATGCGCGGTGCTTTACCGCGCCCGCGGGTCATTTTGTTCGTATCTCCTCGGTCGAAGGGCCGCAGGTGGGCGACCTGAACCTGCACAGCCTGAGTGACGTGACCGAGCGGTTCTATTCCGGTAAAACCCGTGCGCTGCACGGCACCCATATCACCACCGGGGAACGGATGTGGAGCAGCTTTCCACATATGCGCCCCATGGCGACAATCACCGAGGATACACTGAGTTGGTATGGAATTGATGAATTCGGCGGTTCGGTTCACGACGTGATCGGCACCCGCTGTGACCCTTATACGGGTAACCTGCTGGCCGACACGCAGTATCATCACTGCTGTCATTCGAACTTGACCCGGTCGTTGGCCGATCATCTGGGCGTGTCTCTGCACGAGGCCGAGACGCTGGTGCATGATGTGCTCAACGTTTTCATGTGTACGGGATTTACCCGCGACACGGGACAGTACTTCATGAAAGCCTCACCCGTCCGTCCGGGCGACTATCTTGAGTTTTTTGCCGAGATCGACTTGCTGGGCAATCTCAGCGCCTGCCCCGGCGGGGATTGCTCGTCCGAGCATTCCTCGGATACGGCCGCCTGCCACCCGCTTTTGGTCGAGATCTTTGCCCCGGAAGATGGCACACTGGACGCGTGGTGCAGCCCTGCTGCCAATCAATATGATGGCAGTCACGGACGTTGAGGACGGATCAGCACAGACAGAGGAGAAAGAGGGAGGTGCTCCCGCGCCCGCGCTGATTTCGGCTGCGCCGAAATCTCTGGCGGCCTTGGGCCGGGCGCCGCGCTTCGCGCGGCGCGGTTGCGTTCTGTGGCAGATGTACCGCTGCAACAAATCCAGGAAAAGACCTGGATACTGCATTGCAGGAAAGTTGCACCTGGACGCCAAGCGCCGTGCGAAGCGCGGCGCCGGGCCCAACAGGAGGAGGTTACTCTGCCAAGAAAATCGACGACGGGCGGGAGTGCTTCGAGCTGTCAAAGCGCCACGCATTCAACGAAAGACCATCCCATGCACATCAAAGCGCGCCACAGTTTCGTGCCATTTTCCCAGCAAAATCCAATGCCAGAATGTTAATGCCCCGGGCGAAGAAGTAACTTTCGCCCGGGGCATTGACGTTTGATCACAAGTGTATCCACCCGTGCACGGGTAGTGCACGCTTGGTGTACGCATGTCACACGCGGGGTATCGGGTGAAATCCGAGGGTTAAGGCACCTCGGAAAACGCGGCTTCGAGCGCGATCTCGACCATCTCGCCGAAGCTGCGCTCGCGCTGGTCGCTGGGCAGCGCCTCTCCCGTCAGCAGGTGATCGGACACCGTCAGAACCGCCAAGGCCCGGCAGCCGTGACGGGCCGCCAGATTGTAAAGCTCGGCCGCTTCCATCTCGACGCCAAGAATGCCGTGACGCACCATCTGTTCGTTGAGATCGGGCCGTTCATCATAGAACACATCCGAGGAATAGATGCCCCCGACATGTGTCGTTGTTCCCTTGGCTTGCGCGGCGTCAGCGGCCGCCTTCAGCAAGGACCAATCCGCACAAGGCGCAAAGTTCACCTCTTTGAAAATACCCCGCGATGGTGTGCTGAGCGTTGTGGCTGTCATCGCCAGAATGACATCCCTGACCGCAACTTTGTCCTGCATCCCGCCGCAAGACCCAATGCGGATCAGGGTTCTGGCGCCATAGTCCCGGATCAACTCGTTGACGTAGATCGACAGGGACGGCATGCCCATGCCGCTGCCCTGAATGGTGACCCGCTGGCCGTTCCAAGTTCCGGTATACCCCAACATCCCGCGAACTTCGTTGACCAGCTTTACATCCGACAGAAACGTTTCCGCCGCCCATTTTGCGCGATAAGGGTCGCCGGGCAAAAGAACTGTTTCTGCAATTTCTCCGGATTTGGCGCCAATGTGGATTGTCATTGATGAAAGCCTATTTTCAGATTTCCAGGTCCGAGATATCGGCGCCCGATGTCAAAGCATCGTGAATCCATTGCGGTTTGCGTCCGCGGCCTGACCAGGTTTGTTCCGGATTTGCCGGGTTGCGATATTTCGCAGCTGCTTTTCCTGACTTGCCGCCCTTTTTCGCATCTGGCGACAATTCAGCCAACGAAAAACCAAATTCGGCGGCCGCCTTTTCAGCAGCTTCCAAAGCTTCACGGCGTTCCCGCTGTTCTGCGTCTTTCAGTGCTGTTTCCACGTTGGACTGCAGATCCAGCAGTTCCTTGCGCGACATAGCGCTTAGGTTGATTCCCATTTTGTGACTCCCATTGCAATTCAAGCACCAAAAAGGTGGCGCCCAATACGCCACTTTAGTGTTTTTTTCAGGGAGTTCCAGAGATTGTTTCAATCTCAGATCGATATTTATTCGGCTGCAATATCCCTTGGATCTGCAAGCGACACAATATCGGTCATTATCGTGTTTAGCTCGAAATCCTTGGGTGTATAGACTTTCGATACTCCCATTGATTTCAGCTTTTCCGCGTCTTCATCTGGAATAATTCCGCCAACAATAAGTGGAACGTTCTGCAAGCCGACGGCTTTCATTCTGATTAGAACATCTTCGACCAACGGCAAATGGCTGCCGGACAGGATCGACAGGCCGATCACATGTGCTTCGTCATCGATTGCTGCGGTGACGATCTCCTCAGGGGTCAGGCGAATGCCCTCGTACGAGATGTCCATGCCGCAGTCACGTGCGCGGAATGCGATCTGCTCAGCGCCGTTGGAGTGACCGTCAAGGCCCGGCTTGCCGACCAGAAATTTCAACCGGCGCCCAAGTTGATCGCTGACCGCATCCACACGTGTGCGGATGTCATCCAGACCTTCGGTTTTGTTCGATACCGAGCCGGATACGCCGGTCGGGCCACGATAGGTGCCGTATGCTTTGCGCATTTCCTCGGCCCATTCACCGGTGGTTACACCGGCTTTGGCTGCAGCAATCGAGGGCTCCATGACATTGGCCCCGGTGCGGGCTGCTTCACGCAGCGCGGCCAAAGCGGCTGTAACCGCCGCGTCATCACGTTGGCTGCGCCATTCGTTCAGACGACCGATCTGTTCTTGTTCGACCGCCGGATCAACGACCATGATACCGCCGTCTTCGGTCTGCAGGGGCGAGGGCTCGCCCTGGGTCCATTTGTTTACACCGACGACCACAGTTTCATTGCGCTCGATGCGGTTCAAACGCTCGGCGTTGGAATCCACCAGACGCGACTTCATGTATTCGATCGAGGCCACGGCCCCACCCATCGAGTCCAGGTTAGCCAGTTCGGCCCGTGCCCCGTCTTTCAATTCCTCGACCTTGGCGTCGACCGCTGGGTTGCCATCGAACAGATCGTCGAATTCCAACAAGTCGGTCTCATAAGCCAGAATCTGCTGCATCCGCATCGACCACTGCTGATCCCACGGGCGCGGCAGGCCAAGCGCTTCGTTCCATGCAGGCAGCTGAACCGCACGCGCACGGGCCTTTTTCGACAGGGTCACGGCCAGCATTTCGATCAGGATGCGGTAGACATTGTTTTCCGGCTGCTGTTCCGTCAAACCAAGCGAGTTCACTTGGACGCCATAACGGAAGCGGCGCGATTTAGGATCGGTCACACCATAGCGTTCGACCAGGATTTCGTCCCACAGGTCCACAAAGGCGCGCATCTTGCACATCTCGGTCACAAACCGGATGCCTGCATTCACAAAGAACGAGATACGTCCACAGAGCGCCGGGAAATCTTCGGCCGGAACGCGCGGGCGCAGCTCGTCCAGAACGGCGATTGCCGTGGCAAGGGCAAAGGCCAATTCCTGCTCGGGCGTGGCGCCCGCTTCTTGCAGGTGATAGGAACACACGTTCATCGGGTTCCATTTGGGCACGTTGGTGTAGCAATATTCCGCCACATCAGCGATCATCTTGAGCGAAGGTTTGGGCGGGCAGACATAGGTACCGCGGCTCAGGTATTCCTTGATCAGGTCGTTTTGAACGGTGCCTTGCAGTTTCGAGATGTCAGCACCCTGCTCCTCGGCTACGGCAATGTACAACGACAGCAACCAGGGTGCCGTGGCGTTGATCGTCATCGACGTGTTCATCTGTTCCAGAGGGATCTGGTCAAACAGTGTACGCATGTCACCCAGATGAGAAACCGGTACGCCCACTTTGCCAACTTCGCCCCGTGCCAAAACGTGGTCACTGTCATATCCCGTTTGTGTCGGTAGATCGAAGGCGACGGACAGACCGGTTTGGCCTTTGGCCAAGTTGCTGCGGTACAGCGCATTCGAAGCTTTTGCCGTGGAGTGACCGGCATACGTACGGATGAGCCAGGGGCGATCTTTCTGCGTCTGCGTCATAGTGGGCCTCGCGAGTCGGGTGGGCAATAATATTTCGTCGATGAGTTCTAAATCGTAATTTTCAGCACATGTCAATTCGCTGCGTTGCGGCGAGGTGTTGTTACGCGAATGGATTGTGACACGGGCCAATTAGTGGCAGGTTGCGCAAATGACGCAGACTGTAGAACTCCCGCTTTGGCTTTTTGTCCTGATCGTGTTGTTCGCTGCGGTCACCTTTGCTTCGCATTTTCTGTTCCCATCCGTGCGGTGGTTTTTCCGTCATCGCCTGGAGCGTGCTGTTGCTCGGTTGAACAAGCGTCTGGAGCGCCCGATTCAGCCGTTCAAATTGGCCCGACGTCACGACATGATCCAACGCCTGATCTATGACCCGCAGGTGGGGCAGGCGGTGCGCGACCATGCAGTTGCCGAAGGCATCCCTGAGGCGGTGGCCTTTGAACAGGCGCGTCGCTATGCGCGCGAGATTGTGCCATCCTTTTCCGCGTTCACATATTTCAGCTTTGCGATCCGACTGGCTCGGTTTCTGAGCAACGCATTCTACAATGTGCGATTGGACTATCAGAACGAGGCTGCTGTCAGGGGCATCGACCCAAGCGCCACGGTCGTCTTTGTGATGAACCACCGCAGTAATATGGACTACGTGCTGATCACATATCTTGCGGCGCAGCGATCTGCCTTGTCCTATGCGGTGGGAGAGTGGGCGCGGGTCTGGCCACTCAGTCGCTTGATCCGGGCTATGGGCGCTTATTTCATACGCCGCAAGTCGGGCAGCGATTTGTACCGCCAGGTTCTGGCCTGTTACGTGCGCCACGCGACTGAGGCCGGCGTGACCCAGGCCATGTTCCCCGAAGGAGGGTTGAGTTTGAATGGGACGCTTGGGCGTCCAAAGTTGGGGTTACTGAAGTACATTATTGACGGGAGCGACCCGGAAAAGCGCGACGTCGTATTTGTTCCAGTGGCTTTGAATTATGACCGTGTGCTCGAAGATACGATCCTGACCACGGCCGCAAACCGATCCGAGCGGCGTTTCCGCGCCCGGATCGGCGTCATAATGGGGTGGGTGCTGAAACAAATCTGGCGTCGGATCACTGGTCGCTACAAGCGATTTGGCTACGCCGCAGTTAGATACGGCGAGCCGCTGTCTCTGCGGGCCTTTCACAACACGACTGAAGACGATTTAACGGTTCCCTTGGCACGAGAGTTGATGTCTAGGATTGGCGGGGCAGTGCCCATTTTGCCGGTTCCCTTTGTATCTTGGCATATCAATGGTGCCGGACCGATGACCCGTATGGAACTGGAACAAGCGTTGATAGAATGGAACCCGGCACGTTCTTCGCCCGTGGTTAAGTCACTGATCGAAGAAGGTTTGACGCAACTCACAGACCGAAGAATTCTGATCGAGCAAGGTGACGCATATGCCGTTGGCCCGGAGCGGCCTGACTTGCTGCGTTATTATGCGGCTTCTGTCGATCATCTACTAAAGCCCAAAATGCCCGATGATGATGCAGGTGCGGAAATTGATGCTGCGACTGCGGGGTCATAAAATTTCAAAAATGCCCTAAATGGTGTTGCAATGTTGCGTGGCCGTTTGTATCCAGTCTCCAAGCCCGCGATTCTGCGTTGCGGCGAGATTTAAGAAAAAGGAGGCCGATATGGCTTTGGACACTAACGGCGGCGTCGCGTCGTACGAGGCGCCTGAAAAAGACCTCTACGAAGTGGGTGAAATCCCCCCCATGGGCTATGTGCCCAAGAAGATGTACGCGTGGGCAATCCGTCAGGAGCGTGAAGGCGAGCCAAACAAGGCGATGCAGGTCGAAGTTGTCGACGTGCCCGAGCTTGACAGCCATGAGGTGCTGGTCCTGGTTATGGCCGCTGGCGTGAACTACAACGGTGTCTGGGCCTCGCTGGGTGTTCCGATCAGCATGTTCAACGTCCACAAGCAACCCTACCACATTGCCGGCTCTGATGCTGCGGGCATCGTCTGGGCAGTGGGTTCGAAAGTGACCCGCTGGAAAGTTGGTGATGAGGTTGTCATCCACTGCAACCAGGACGACGGCGACGACGAGCACTGCAACGGCGGCGACCCGATGTATTCCAACAGCCAGCGTATCTGGGGCTATGAAACCCCCAATGGTTCGTTCGCTCAGTTCACCAACGTTCAGGCTCAGCAGTTGATGCCGCGTCCCAAGCACCTGACTTGGGAAGAGGCTGCCTGCTACACCCTGACGCTCGCAACTGCCTATCGCATGTTGTTCGGCCACGAGCCGCACGATCTGAAGCCAGGCCAGAACGTTCTGGTTTGGGGCGCGTCGGGTGGTCTGGGTTCCTATGCGATCCAGCTGATCAACACCGCCGGTGCCAATGCGATCGGCGTGATCTCGGACGAAAGCAAGCGTGACTTTGTGATGGGTCTGGGTGCCAAGGGTGTTCTGAACCGCAAGGACTTCAATTGCTGGGGTCAGCTGCCCACAGTGAACACGCCGGAATATGCCGAATGGTTCAAAGAGGCTCGCAAGTTCGGCGCGGCCATCTGGGAAATCACCGGCAAGGGCAACAACGTCGACATGGTATTCGAACACCCCGGCGAAAGCACCTTCCCGGTCTCGACCTTCGTCGTGAAGAAGGGCGGTATGGTTGTGATCTGCGCGGGTACTACCGGCTACAACCTGACCTTGGACGTGCGTTACATGTGGATGCACCAGAAACGTTTGCAGGGCTCGCACTTTGCCCACCTCAAGCAAGCATCCTCGGCAAACCAGCTGATGGTCGAGCGTCGTCTGGATCCGTGCATGTCCGAAGTGTTCACCTGGGACGATCTGCCCGAAGCGCACATGAAAATGCGTCGCAACGAGCACCTGCCAGGCAATATGTCTGTGCTGGTTCAGGCCCCCAAAACCGGTCTGCGCACTTTGGAAGAGGTTCTGGAAGCAGGCAATTAACCTTACCTGCAGAATCAAGCTGACAAACTGGCCCGCGAATCACCACTGTGGTTCGTGGGCTTCTTTGTGTAGGATGGCTACTTTTGACGTATCAGTGGGTTAAGAATTGTGACCTCGCTGTTTATGGGGAGTAGAAAGAAGTGAATTTCCTAACGCAAATCGCACATGCTATAGTTGTGTTAACCTTTCGTTAACTGTTTCGGAGAGACTCTGATGGCGCACAATGACTGGATTTTGGACGTTCTGGCGGATCTCAAGACTTTCGCTTCCGCGAACGGGTTGGGGAAATTGGCTGAGCAGCTGGATGACACCACGCTGGTTGCCGCCGCCGAAATCGCGTCCCAGAAAGAAGAGGCACGCGCGCAGGCGAATGGGGAACACGGCCAATTTGGATCAAGTGTTGGAGGCGTTGGACGCTACCAACGGGCTTGAGGAATTACAGGCGATATCCGAGGCATTGAGGGATGCCTTGGATATCCGCCACATCGTCTATCACTGGGTGGATAGCGCAGGGGATCAATATGGGTGTGGCACCTATCCAGACACTTGGGTGCAGCGCTATGTCGAGCAGAACTATCATCGCATCGACCCCGTTATTTTAGGCTGTTTCCAACGGTTTCATCCGGTCGACTGGAAGCGGATGGACTGGTCTGGCAAGGCGGCCAAGATGATGTTGGCGGACGCCTTGGAACACGGGGTGGGAAACCAAGGGTATTCGATTCCGATCCGGGGGCCAAACGGGCAGTTCGCACTGTTCACGGCAAACCACAATTGCCGTGATGATGAATGGGCGGCGTTCACCGAAGCC contains:
- a CDS encoding methylmalonyl-CoA mutase family protein; protein product: MHSRNNTSPQRSELTCAENYDLELIDEILLPTRLARPTMTQTQKDRPWLIRTYAGHSTAKASNALYRSNLAKGQTGLSVAFDLPTQTGYDSDHVLARGEVGKVGVPVSHLGDMRTLFDQIPLEQMNTSMTINATAPWLLSLYIAVAEEQGADISKLQGTVQNDLIKEYLSRGTYVCPPKPSLKMIADVAEYCYTNVPKWNPMNVCSYHLQEAGATPEQELAFALATAIAVLDELRPRVPAEDFPALCGRISFFVNAGIRFVTEMCKMRAFVDLWDEILVERYGVTDPKSRRFRYGVQVNSLGLTEQQPENNVYRILIEMLAVTLSKKARARAVQLPAWNEALGLPRPWDQQWSMRMQQILAYETDLLEFDDLFDGNPAVDAKVEELKDGARAELANLDSMGGAVASIEYMKSRLVDSNAERLNRIERNETVVVGVNKWTQGEPSPLQTEDGGIMVVDPAVEQEQIGRLNEWRSQRDDAAVTAALAALREAARTGANVMEPSIAAAKAGVTTGEWAEEMRKAYGTYRGPTGVSGSVSNKTEGLDDIRTRVDAVSDQLGRRLKFLVGKPGLDGHSNGAEQIAFRARDCGMDISYEGIRLTPEEIVTAAIDDEAHVIGLSILSGSHLPLVEDVLIRMKAVGLQNVPLIVGGIIPDEDAEKLKSMGVSKVYTPKDFELNTIMTDIVSLADPRDIAAE
- a CDS encoding 1-acyl-sn-glycerol-3-phosphate acyltransferase, which codes for MTQTVELPLWLFVLIVLFAAVTFASHFLFPSVRWFFRHRLERAVARLNKRLERPIQPFKLARRHDMIQRLIYDPQVGQAVRDHAVAEGIPEAVAFEQARRYAREIVPSFSAFTYFSFAIRLARFLSNAFYNVRLDYQNEAAVRGIDPSATVVFVMNHRSNMDYVLITYLAAQRSALSYAVGEWARVWPLSRLIRAMGAYFIRRKSGSDLYRQVLACYVRHATEAGVTQAMFPEGGLSLNGTLGRPKLGLLKYIIDGSDPEKRDVVFVPVALNYDRVLEDTILTTAANRSERRFRARIGVIMGWVLKQIWRRITGRYKRFGYAAVRYGEPLSLRAFHNTTEDDLTVPLARELMSRIGGAVPILPVPFVSWHINGAGPMTRMELEQALIEWNPARSSPVVKSLIEEGLTQLTDRRILIEQGDAYAVGPERPDLLRYYAASVDHLLKPKMPDDDAGAEIDAATAGS
- the ccrA gene encoding crotonyl-CoA carboxylase/reductase, which gives rise to MALDTNGGVASYEAPEKDLYEVGEIPPMGYVPKKMYAWAIRQEREGEPNKAMQVEVVDVPELDSHEVLVLVMAAGVNYNGVWASLGVPISMFNVHKQPYHIAGSDAAGIVWAVGSKVTRWKVGDEVVIHCNQDDGDDEHCNGGDPMYSNSQRIWGYETPNGSFAQFTNVQAQQLMPRPKHLTWEEAACYTLTLATAYRMLFGHEPHDLKPGQNVLVWGASGGLGSYAIQLINTAGANAIGVISDESKRDFVMGLGAKGVLNRKDFNCWGQLPTVNTPEYAEWFKEARKFGAAIWEITGKGNNVDMVFEHPGESTFPVSTFVVKKGGMVVICAGTTGYNLTLDVRYMWMHQKRLQGSHFAHLKQASSANQLMVERRLDPCMSEVFTWDDLPEAHMKMRRNEHLPGNMSVLVQAPKTGLRTLEEVLEAGN
- a CDS encoding helix-turn-helix transcriptional regulator, whose product is MGNTANLDQVLEALDATNGLEELQAISEALRDALDIRHIVYHWVDSAGDQYGCGTYPDTWVQRYVEQNYHRIDPVILGCFQRFHPVDWKRMDWSGKAAKMMLADALEHGVGNQGYSIPIRGPNGQFALFTANHNCRDDEWAAFTEAYGRDLLLIAHYFNRKALDFETDRKPEQARALSPREVDAMTLLAMGYNRAQVAHSLSISEHTLRVYIESARFKLGALNTTHAIATAMSRGLIVV